In a genomic window of Blastocatellia bacterium:
- the hisS gene encoding histidine--tRNA ligase, with translation MIQTVRGTFDILPEEIPRWRRVEETAREIFRRYGFQEIRTPIFERTELFARSVGEETDIVAKEMYTFTDRSGDSISLRPESTASVVRAYIEHRMWLQANPVKLFYIGPHFRYERPQKGRFRQFHQLGAEVIGSSDDPAIDADVIEMLDEYFAALGIRERQLALNSVGCRVCRPVYVAKLKAALATVVSRMCANCQRRYETNPLRVLDCKVESDQEVIEGLPAMLDDLCEECSRHFTTLRRHLDARHIEYHIARRLVRGLDYYTRTAFEVTSGHLGAQNAIAGGGRYDGLSEMLGGPPAKGFGFACGIERVLLALPEETDTADDQRPDLYIAALGEEARTVMFALARRLRRSGIIVVYDYEEKKLKRLMSQANRVKARFTLLIGEDELAGGFFTLRDMVTGMQERVREQDLLARVQAIKSAEVKERTGVSG, from the coding sequence GTGATTCAAACCGTTCGAGGAACGTTCGACATTCTGCCGGAAGAGATTCCCCGCTGGCGGCGGGTCGAGGAAACTGCTCGTGAGATTTTTCGTCGGTACGGATTTCAGGAGATCCGCACACCGATCTTCGAGCGCACGGAATTGTTTGCTCGCAGCGTTGGTGAGGAGACGGATATTGTGGCCAAAGAGATGTACACCTTCACTGACCGAAGCGGCGACAGTATCAGCCTTCGACCCGAATCAACGGCCTCCGTCGTCCGTGCGTATATCGAACACCGAATGTGGCTCCAGGCCAATCCCGTCAAACTGTTCTACATCGGCCCACATTTCCGTTACGAGCGGCCGCAGAAGGGACGATTCCGTCAGTTCCATCAACTGGGTGCAGAAGTCATCGGGTCGAGCGACGATCCCGCCATTGACGCCGATGTGATCGAAATGCTGGACGAATACTTCGCGGCCCTCGGCATCAGAGAGAGGCAGCTCGCTTTGAATTCGGTCGGCTGCCGCGTGTGTCGGCCAGTCTATGTGGCGAAACTAAAAGCCGCGCTGGCGACTGTTGTTTCCCGGATGTGTGCGAACTGCCAGCGGCGGTATGAGACAAATCCCCTCCGGGTGCTCGATTGCAAGGTCGAGAGCGATCAGGAGGTGATCGAGGGCCTCCCGGCCATGCTCGATGATCTGTGCGAAGAGTGCAGTCGGCATTTCACCACCCTGCGGCGCCATCTCGATGCGCGACATATCGAGTACCATATTGCCCGTCGGCTTGTACGGGGCCTCGATTACTACACGCGAACTGCCTTTGAGGTCACCAGTGGACATTTGGGAGCACAAAATGCCATTGCCGGGGGCGGACGGTATGATGGCTTGTCGGAAATGCTCGGAGGGCCACCGGCGAAGGGGTTTGGCTTCGCCTGTGGGATCGAGCGAGTGCTCCTGGCGCTACCTGAGGAAACAGATACCGCCGACGATCAGCGGCCGGATCTCTACATCGCGGCGCTCGGCGAAGAAGCTCGCACGGTCATGTTCGCGCTGGCCCGTCGCCTGCGTCGAAGCGGAATCATCGTCGTCTACGACTATGAGGAGAAGAAGCTCAAGAGGCTCATGTCGCAGGCCAACCGGGTCAAGGCTCGATTCACCCTTCTCATCGGTGAGGATGAACTCGCTGGAGGCTTCTTCACGCTGCGTGACATGGTGACGGGAATGCAGGAGAGAGTCAGGGAACAAGACCTTCTTGCACGGGTGCAAGCCATCAAGTCGGCTGAGGTCAAGGAGAGGACAGGAGTCTCAGGATGA
- a CDS encoding VWA domain-containing protein yields MKSGPTGVVVLLTFSLLWPPISRSQDRPSQRTTEQRGDVIELTGTLINVPVVVRDSNNRYIANLKKEHFRLFEDGIEQEIAFFSNTEEPFNVALLLDTSGSTREELPRIQDAAITFVEQLHDYDRVMVISFDDDIDLQCELTSDRREIVRAIRRVRSGGSTRLYDAVAYTVEQHLNHLSGRKAIVLFTDGVDTASQNATFDGTIRDLEESNVLVYSIRYNTLEAVARRMGGSGGVIIGRIPVPLPFPRAPQRTRWPIPWPNTGPFPVPGRWPSPTPSPRRGPGSPTNGRLEEMYRRGEAYLSELADRTGGALYAADTLYDLPGVFEQIADELRHQYMLGYYPSNTARDGSYRRIRVTVRHPDAHVRARPGYRAPSKQ; encoded by the coding sequence ATGAAATCGGGACCCACCGGCGTTGTCGTACTCCTCACCTTCTCGCTCTTGTGGCCGCCAATCTCCCGGTCACAAGATCGCCCGTCGCAGCGCACGACGGAGCAACGGGGTGACGTCATTGAGCTGACGGGAACGCTCATCAACGTTCCCGTCGTCGTCCGCGACAGCAACAACCGGTACATTGCCAACTTGAAGAAAGAGCACTTCCGCCTTTTTGAAGACGGCATCGAGCAGGAAATCGCCTTCTTCTCCAACACGGAAGAACCGTTCAATGTGGCCCTCCTTCTGGACACGAGCGGGAGCACCCGCGAGGAACTGCCGCGAATTCAGGATGCTGCCATCACTTTTGTCGAGCAGCTCCACGACTATGATCGGGTGATGGTGATTTCCTTTGACGATGACATTGACCTGCAATGCGAGCTGACATCGGACCGGCGGGAGATCGTTCGCGCTATTCGGCGAGTTCGGTCGGGCGGATCCACCCGTCTCTATGATGCGGTCGCTTACACAGTTGAGCAACATCTAAACCACCTCTCAGGACGAAAGGCCATCGTACTCTTCACCGACGGGGTGGACACGGCCAGTCAAAATGCCACTTTTGACGGTACGATCCGGGACCTGGAAGAATCAAATGTTCTCGTCTACTCGATACGCTACAACACCCTGGAGGCGGTCGCCCGACGAATGGGAGGCTCAGGCGGGGTCATCATCGGACGGATCCCGGTACCTCTTCCCTTCCCCCGTGCGCCACAACGGACGCGCTGGCCGATTCCCTGGCCTAATACTGGTCCCTTCCCCGTGCCGGGACGTTGGCCATCGCCCACGCCATCGCCCCGACGAGGGCCAGGGTCTCCGACCAACGGACGATTGGAGGAGATGTACCGACGGGGTGAAGCCTACCTCTCTGAGTTAGCCGACCGAACCGGCGGAGCTTTATATGCTGCCGACACCCTTTACGATCTGCCGGGTGTTTTTGAGCAGATCGCGGACGAACTGCGCCACCAGTATATGCTCGGATACTATCCCTCCAACACTGCACGCGATGGGAGCTACCGGCGCATTCGGGTTACGGTTCGCCATCCCGATGCCCACGTTCGGGCGCGACCCGGCTATCGGGCTCCGAGCAAACAATAA
- the rsmD gene encoding 16S rRNA (guanine(966)-N(2))-methyltransferase RsmD, translating into MRVIAGRYKGRRLKSPPGLDVRPTPDRLKESLFNILQDRLPGSRFLDLCAGTGSAGIEALSRGATFVLFVERSRAAVAVLRENLRALNIIEGYDVYCGDALVALEQLIERGDRFDIVFFDPPYASNLYEPVMSCLGGGEVLAPGGILIVMHHRKMSLEPLYGVLERTRQVIQGENVLSFYVISPEPDSRVAPERGHRDGEP; encoded by the coding sequence ATGCGGGTCATTGCCGGTCGCTACAAGGGAAGGCGATTAAAGAGTCCACCGGGGCTCGACGTCCGACCGACGCCGGACCGGCTGAAAGAATCCCTTTTCAATATCCTGCAGGATCGGCTTCCCGGCTCGCGGTTTCTCGATCTCTGCGCGGGGACGGGTTCGGCTGGCATTGAGGCGTTGAGCCGAGGAGCTACCTTCGTCCTTTTTGTCGAGAGATCTCGCGCGGCCGTGGCAGTTTTGCGGGAAAATCTGCGCGCATTGAACATTATTGAGGGCTACGACGTCTATTGCGGTGACGCCCTCGTTGCCCTCGAGCAGCTTATCGAACGTGGCGATCGCTTCGATATCGTCTTTTTCGATCCGCCCTACGCCTCAAACCTCTATGAGCCTGTCATGAGCTGCCTCGGTGGGGGCGAGGTTCTTGCTCCCGGTGGCATTCTCATCGTTATGCACCATCGGAAGATGTCTCTGGAGCCCCTATACGGCGTCCTCGAACGCACGCGCCAGGTCATTCAGGGAGAGAATGTCTTGAGCTTTTACGTCATTTCACCGGAGCCCGATAGCCGGGTCGCGCCCGAACGTGGGCATCGGGATGGCGAACCGTAA
- a CDS encoding DUF6516 family protein has protein sequence MAVVMFLLHLEVPLPFAYNLRIEEEYHFPGKELEIQTYSYVLLHKNEAVVIRADPSPHHPLDYRKRKLVAFPHHLHDEKGRIRSFTGRIEDFLKEVEKVLAERAQGRMRR, from the coding sequence ATGGCAGTCGTCATGTTTTTGCTGCATCTGGAGGTCCCCCTTCCCTTCGCCTACAACCTGCGAATCGAAGAGGAATACCATTTTCCCGGCAAGGAGTTAGAGATTCAGACCTATAGCTATGTGCTTCTCCATAAAAACGAAGCTGTTGTCATTCGCGCGGACCCCTCGCCCCACCATCCTCTTGATTACAGGAAGCGCAAACTCGTAGCTTTCCCTCATCACCTTCATGATGAAAAGGGACGAATTCGGTCCTTTACGGGTCGAATTGAGGACTTCCTGAAGGAAGTCGAGAAGGTTTTAGCTGAAAGAGCGCAGGGAAGAATGAGGCGTTAA
- a CDS encoding gamma carbonic anhydrase family protein: MIQEFDGKFPVIADSVFIAKNASVIGDVEIGEHSSVWFQAVVRGDVNYIRVGRYTNIQDGSVVHVDRETSPARIGDYVTIGHRAIIHGCTIGDHCLIGMGAIILSDAVIGDYCLVAAGAVVREGQVIPPRSVVVGVPARILREVTPDEIRRIEEGWRNYVELKDFYRGQGL, translated from the coding sequence ATGATTCAGGAATTTGACGGAAAATTCCCGGTCATCGCCGATAGCGTCTTTATTGCGAAGAACGCCTCCGTCATTGGCGATGTGGAGATCGGCGAACACTCTTCGGTGTGGTTTCAGGCTGTCGTTCGTGGCGATGTCAACTATATTCGCGTGGGACGGTACACAAATATTCAGGACGGCTCGGTCGTTCACGTGGATCGAGAGACATCGCCTGCCCGCATCGGAGATTACGTAACGATCGGACATCGAGCCATCATTCATGGCTGCACGATTGGCGATCACTGCCTGATCGGGATGGGAGCGATAATTCTGAGCGACGCGGTCATTGGCGACTATTGCCTGGTGGCCGCGGGAGCGGTTGTTCGGGAGGGGCAGGTCATCCCTCCGCGCTCGGTTGTCGTAGGGGTTCCCGCCCGCATTCTGCGTGAAGTCACCCCCGATGAGATTCGTCGAATTGAAGAGGGGTGGCGCAATTACGTGGAGCTGAAGGATTTCTATCGGGGACAGGGGTTGTGA
- the lptD gene encoding LPS assembly protein LptD, with amino-acid sequence MDIEADRSRHEGTKTIYEGAVEVRAGTMRLLTDRLVYNEETHEVEAIGHVVFDEVGIHVEGTRAFYNLKTREGGVWNARGHTDRSPDGTTLYFEAEQILRLASDTYEVVKGRLTSCQGVRPIWSLTTARMKFTVNRRVSLRWPAFRVKEIPVLVLPYASVPLTPRVRSSGFLIPGFSRSSVKGISLSIPYYQTLGRSADITPRLEVYSARGIGYGADLRARPGEQSSLTTGFFIVQDRLFGQPGPDQGGTAFYLKGVQFLPHGFIGTADVNITSSLAFRQVFSDSFQQAISPEEKTQITLTNNFGDYSFNSLIMARTFTLPGGSVRLRTLPSFNLLSRPQNVVRGLPLYLSFDIAADGISRKEAALKTPSVVQRLDAQPRLTLPILDVAGMTITPELALRATFYSDTADPQDRTRVLGESFTRRSLDFSLEIRPPALERDFHHRDGSRWFTHLIEPTITYRRTAGIGLNITRILRVDERDIITDTNEIEYSLAHRFLGRRKTTDGQMVPHELFSITVRQKYFFDPTFGGALTPGRRNQFLPLMSLSGFSFGGRLRRWSPVNVTTRLQPLSSLFADIRFDYDVQQREVRNISVAGGVRRSSFSVFQTWFMSRQIRLGNGEMEAGTFAGNLSQSSVTVGRLTQGLFMAADVLYDFTDRKIEGRVSSHRLVSSTLRIGYAFHCCSIVVQNTTFRIGVRRENRLAFALVLNGIGSFGAHTAAGRRVFDPYSPF; translated from the coding sequence GTGGACATCGAAGCGGATCGGTCACGTCACGAGGGGACAAAGACGATCTATGAAGGCGCCGTCGAAGTGCGAGCGGGGACAATGCGTCTGCTGACAGATCGGCTGGTCTATAACGAAGAGACTCACGAGGTGGAGGCCATCGGCCACGTCGTCTTTGATGAAGTGGGCATCCATGTTGAGGGGACGCGCGCCTTCTATAATCTTAAAACGCGCGAGGGGGGAGTCTGGAACGCCCGCGGGCACACCGATCGTAGTCCCGATGGAACCACGCTCTATTTTGAGGCCGAGCAAATACTCCGACTCGCCTCCGATACGTACGAAGTGGTGAAGGGGCGATTGACCTCCTGTCAGGGCGTGCGACCGATCTGGAGTCTGACGACGGCTCGAATGAAATTCACCGTCAATCGCCGCGTCTCGCTTCGGTGGCCGGCGTTCCGCGTCAAGGAGATTCCCGTGCTCGTGTTGCCCTATGCCTCGGTGCCGCTGACGCCGCGCGTGCGCAGTTCGGGATTCCTCATCCCCGGCTTCAGCCGATCCAGCGTCAAAGGCATCTCCCTCTCGATTCCTTACTACCAGACGCTCGGCCGGAGCGCTGACATCACGCCTCGACTGGAGGTATACAGCGCACGGGGAATTGGCTATGGCGCCGACCTCCGGGCTCGTCCGGGCGAGCAATCTTCTTTGACGACAGGATTTTTCATCGTTCAGGATCGGTTGTTCGGGCAGCCGGGACCGGATCAAGGAGGCACCGCCTTTTACCTCAAGGGAGTCCAGTTTCTACCCCACGGCTTCATCGGAACAGCCGACGTCAACATCACGAGCAGCCTTGCCTTCCGTCAGGTCTTCTCCGATAGCTTCCAGCAGGCTATTTCACCGGAAGAAAAGACACAGATCACGCTCACCAACAATTTCGGCGATTACAGTTTCAACTCGCTGATTATGGCTCGAACGTTCACCCTTCCCGGCGGATCTGTTCGGTTGCGAACTCTTCCCTCATTTAATCTCCTGAGCCGTCCCCAGAACGTAGTCAGGGGCCTCCCCCTTTATCTCTCTTTCGACATTGCTGCCGACGGCATCTCGCGCAAAGAGGCAGCGCTTAAGACTCCGTCGGTCGTTCAACGACTCGATGCGCAACCTCGGCTCACGCTGCCGATCCTCGACGTCGCGGGCATGACAATTACGCCGGAACTGGCGCTGCGGGCGACATTCTATTCCGACACGGCGGACCCTCAGGATCGCACGCGGGTTCTCGGCGAGAGTTTCACACGCCGGTCACTTGATTTCTCTTTGGAGATTCGGCCTCCGGCTCTTGAGCGGGATTTTCATCATCGAGATGGGTCGCGTTGGTTCACTCATCTGATCGAACCGACAATCACCTATCGCCGGACCGCAGGCATCGGCTTGAACATTACCCGTATCCTCCGCGTTGACGAGCGGGATATCATCACCGATACAAACGAAATCGAGTATTCGCTCGCCCATCGTTTTTTAGGTCGTCGGAAAACGACGGACGGCCAAATGGTCCCTCACGAGCTGTTTTCGATAACGGTCCGTCAAAAGTACTTTTTCGATCCGACCTTCGGAGGGGCTTTAACGCCGGGGCGTCGCAATCAATTTCTTCCTCTGATGAGCCTGTCGGGATTCTCCTTTGGAGGGCGACTTCGGCGATGGTCTCCCGTGAATGTCACCACTCGTTTACAGCCGCTTTCTTCCCTCTTTGCTGATATCCGGTTTGACTACGATGTGCAGCAGCGCGAGGTGCGGAATATCAGCGTCGCAGGCGGAGTGCGTCGTTCGAGCTTTTCCGTTTTTCAAACCTGGTTCATGAGTCGCCAGATCCGATTGGGAAACGGTGAAATGGAAGCGGGAACCTTCGCTGGAAATCTCTCCCAATCCTCGGTGACCGTCGGACGGCTGACTCAAGGACTTTTCATGGCGGCGGATGTTCTTTACGATTTCACCGATCGAAAGATTGAGGGACGAGTTTCGTCGCATCGGTTGGTGTCCTCGACGCTGCGCATCGGGTACGCTTTTCACTGCTGCAGTATTGTCGTGCAGAACACGACGTTCCGCATCGGCGTGAGGAGGGAAAACCGTCTGGCGTTCGCGCTCGTTCTCAATGGCATCGGAAGCTTCGGAGCCCACACTGCCGCCGGACGTCGCGTATTTGATCCCTATTCGCCGTTTTGA
- the acnA gene encoding aconitate hydratase AcnA: MAHRSADTFRTRTLFRGAGLLFEYYSLDALSRAGLGEVERLPFSLKILLENLLRFEDGITVTADDIAAVCRAVGPKRPEREIAFRPARVLMQDFTGVPAIVDLATMRDTIKRLGGDPKRINPLQPVELVIDHSVQVDAFGSPEAFAVNAEREYERNRERYVFLKWGQGAFENFKVVPPETGIVHQVNLEYLARVVCTEVHNGVAVAFPDTLVGTDSHTTMINGLGVLGWGVGGIEAEAAMLGQPLSLLIPEVVGVKLTGSLPVGATATDLVLTVTQLLRKKGVVGKFVEFYGPGLDALSLPDRATVANMAPEYGATIGFFPVDDQTLEYLRLTGRDESLVQLVEAYTKAQGLFRTATTPDPVFSDVLELDLATIEPSLAGPRRPQDRVPLGHAKREFRRALVGFLEREVKTVDPDILTRWIDEGDGQGYSGSEADGEALSPLLRRAVVRFNGSSCELAHGAVVISAITSCTNTSNPTVLLAAGLLAKKAVERGLTVKPWVKTSLAPGSKVVTEYLRETGLLDYLEKLRFHLVGYGCTTCIGNSGPLPDAIGQAIKEHGLVAAAVLSGNRNFEGRVHPFVRANYLASPPLVVAYALAGTVDIDLVREPVGYDSHGHPIFLKDIWPSEQEIQQALSSAIRREMFLRVYSDVFAGDERWQRLEAPGGDLFAWDEASTYIKRAPFFDGMTLDVPPLDDIRQARVLVLLGDSVTTDHISPAGSIPADSPAGQYLIAQGVSPRDFNSYGARRGNHEVMVRGTFANIRLRNLLVPGVEGGWTLHFPDREKMTIYEAAMRYQADGVPLLVIAGKEYGSGSSRDWAAKGPRLLGVRAVLAESFERIHRSNLVGMGILPLEFLPGENRETLGLDGTEIFDIEGIRAGLTPRGRVTVQAQRADGTVTRFEVIARVDTPVELEYYRHGGILPYVLRHLLTASAS, translated from the coding sequence CTGGACGCTCTCAGCCGAGCGGGCCTCGGAGAGGTCGAGCGACTGCCGTTCTCGCTCAAGATTCTGCTGGAGAATTTGCTTCGGTTCGAGGATGGGATCACCGTGACGGCGGACGATATTGCGGCCGTCTGCCGCGCCGTCGGCCCGAAGCGGCCGGAGAGGGAAATCGCCTTTCGTCCGGCGCGTGTGCTGATGCAGGATTTCACGGGCGTCCCGGCCATTGTTGATCTGGCCACGATGCGCGACACCATCAAGCGACTCGGTGGTGATCCGAAGCGCATCAATCCGCTTCAACCGGTCGAGCTGGTCATTGATCATTCGGTTCAGGTTGACGCTTTCGGTTCTCCCGAGGCGTTCGCCGTCAACGCCGAGCGCGAATATGAGCGGAACCGCGAGCGCTATGTTTTCCTCAAGTGGGGGCAGGGAGCGTTTGAAAACTTCAAAGTGGTTCCTCCGGAGACGGGGATCGTTCACCAGGTCAACCTGGAATATCTGGCGCGGGTCGTCTGTACCGAGGTTCACAACGGGGTCGCCGTGGCGTTCCCGGATACCCTCGTGGGGACCGATTCGCACACGACAATGATCAACGGTCTGGGCGTGCTCGGCTGGGGAGTCGGAGGAATCGAGGCGGAGGCGGCCATGCTGGGGCAACCTCTTTCTCTACTGATCCCGGAGGTTGTCGGCGTAAAGCTGACGGGTTCGTTGCCCGTTGGAGCGACGGCGACGGACCTTGTTCTTACCGTCACCCAGCTTCTGCGGAAAAAGGGCGTCGTCGGGAAGTTCGTCGAGTTTTATGGACCGGGTCTCGATGCATTGAGTCTTCCCGACCGAGCGACGGTAGCGAATATGGCTCCGGAGTATGGGGCCACGATTGGCTTCTTCCCGGTGGACGATCAGACGCTCGAGTATTTGCGATTGACCGGACGGGATGAGTCTCTCGTGCAACTCGTCGAGGCCTATACCAAGGCTCAAGGTCTCTTCCGGACAGCTACGACGCCCGATCCCGTTTTCAGCGATGTGCTCGAGCTTGATCTCGCAACAATTGAACCCAGTTTGGCGGGACCGCGTCGTCCTCAGGATCGGGTTCCCCTCGGGCATGCCAAGCGAGAGTTTCGTCGCGCGCTTGTCGGATTTCTGGAGCGTGAGGTGAAAACCGTTGATCCCGACATCCTCACCCGTTGGATTGATGAAGGCGATGGGCAAGGGTATTCAGGCTCAGAGGCAGACGGTGAGGCTCTCAGCCCGCTGCTTCGTCGGGCTGTCGTTCGGTTCAACGGCTCCTCCTGCGAGCTGGCTCATGGAGCGGTTGTGATCTCGGCGATCACAAGCTGCACGAATACCTCTAATCCGACGGTACTGCTGGCGGCAGGGCTTCTGGCGAAAAAAGCGGTCGAACGGGGATTGACAGTCAAGCCGTGGGTGAAGACGAGTCTCGCGCCAGGATCGAAGGTCGTAACCGAGTACCTCCGGGAGACGGGCCTGCTCGACTATCTGGAGAAGTTGCGATTTCATCTCGTCGGTTACGGATGCACGACCTGCATTGGCAATAGTGGTCCTTTGCCCGACGCGATTGGTCAAGCCATCAAGGAGCACGGTCTGGTGGCTGCGGCTGTGCTCAGCGGCAATCGCAACTTTGAAGGTCGAGTTCATCCCTTCGTCCGGGCGAACTATCTGGCGTCGCCGCCGCTGGTTGTGGCTTACGCGTTGGCGGGAACCGTAGATATTGACCTCGTGCGGGAACCGGTCGGTTACGATTCGCATGGGCATCCCATCTTTTTGAAGGACATCTGGCCGTCGGAGCAAGAAATTCAGCAAGCTCTTTCCTCGGCAATCCGCCGGGAGATGTTCCTTCGAGTTTATTCCGATGTCTTTGCGGGCGACGAGCGGTGGCAGCGCTTGGAGGCTCCCGGCGGAGACCTCTTCGCCTGGGATGAGGCTTCAACGTATATCAAACGCGCTCCCTTTTTCGACGGGATGACCCTGGATGTTCCGCCGCTTGATGATATTCGACAGGCGCGCGTGCTGGTTCTTTTGGGCGATTCCGTGACGACGGATCACATATCGCCGGCGGGGTCCATCCCCGCGGACAGTCCCGCGGGTCAGTATCTCATCGCGCAGGGCGTCTCTCCCCGCGATTTCAATTCCTACGGCGCTCGTCGGGGAAATCACGAGGTGATGGTGCGAGGGACATTTGCTAACATTCGGCTGCGCAATCTGCTTGTGCCGGGAGTGGAGGGAGGATGGACGCTTCATTTTCCCGACCGAGAGAAGATGACCATCTACGAGGCGGCCATGCGCTATCAGGCCGACGGCGTCCCGCTCCTTGTGATCGCCGGGAAGGAGTACGGGTCGGGGTCGTCGCGGGATTGGGCGGCCAAAGGACCCAGGCTCCTTGGCGTGCGGGCCGTTCTGGCCGAAAGCTTTGAACGCATCCATCGCAGCAATCTCGTCGGAATGGGCATTCTGCCTCTCGAATTCCTCCCGGGCGAAAATCGCGAGACGCTCGGTTTGGACGGGACGGAAATCTTCGACATCGAGGGCATCCGGGCGGGACTTACGCCACGAGGACGAGTCACCGTCCAGGCGCAACGCGCCGATGGGACGGTAACGCGGTTCGAGGTTATTGCCCGCGTGGACACTCCGGTTGAGCTGGAGTACTACCGCCATGGGGGCATTCTCCCGTATGTGCTCCGTCATCTGCTGACAGCGTCCGCATCGTGA